One segment of Oscillospiraceae bacterium MB08-C2-2 DNA contains the following:
- a CDS encoding alpha/beta-type small acid-soluble spore protein — translation MANKPIVPEAKEAMNKFKMESASEVGVNLKQGYNGDLTSKQAGSVGGQMVKKMIQAYENSMK, via the coding sequence ATGGCTAACAAACCTATCGTTCCCGAAGCTAAGGAAGCTATGAACAAGTTCAAGATGGAATCCGCCAGCGAAGTCGGCGTGAATCTGAAGCAGGGTTATAATGGCGATTTGACTTCTAAGCAGGCCGGTTCTGTTGGTGGTCAGATGGTTAAGAAAATGATCCAGGCTTACGAGAATTCCATGAAATAA
- a CDS encoding carbohydrate ABC transporter permease — translation MRKLLPGALPLALSLLVWLPLAFLGGGSLMSALELSGYLGPVLSDTPGYAFWRLLPCYPTLAPYVELLLDSPEFFVMFWNSVKLAAGSLLGQTFVAIPAAWWFARCSGRRSRGLFTLYIILMLMPFQVTMVSSYLVMDGTGLLDTHWSILLPAIFSTFPIFIMHRFFKAIPQSVIEAAQIDGASSWQIFFHIGLPMGKNGVAAAMVLGFLEYWNLIEQPMTFLKSKTLWPLSLYLPQITAGKIGLALAASVITLLPSILVFLYGQSYLEQGIMASGAKE, via the coding sequence ATACGAAAACTTTTACCGGGGGCTTTGCCTCTGGCCTTATCCCTTCTGGTGTGGCTGCCTTTGGCTTTTCTGGGGGGCGGTTCACTCATGAGTGCCCTTGAGCTGAGCGGATATCTGGGGCCTGTGCTTTCGGATACACCCGGGTATGCCTTCTGGCGGCTTTTGCCCTGTTACCCTACACTGGCCCCTTATGTGGAGCTTTTGCTGGATTCCCCTGAATTCTTTGTGATGTTTTGGAATTCGGTGAAGCTGGCGGCAGGCTCTCTGCTGGGCCAGACCTTTGTGGCAATCCCGGCGGCGTGGTGGTTTGCCCGGTGCTCCGGGCGGCGAAGCCGGGGGCTTTTTACACTGTATATTATCCTGATGCTGATGCCTTTTCAGGTTACCATGGTTTCCAGCTATCTGGTCATGGACGGAACAGGGCTTTTGGATACCCATTGGAGCATCCTGCTCCCGGCAATTTTTTCTACCTTTCCCATTTTCATTATGCATCGCTTTTTTAAGGCCATTCCCCAATCGGTTATTGAAGCGGCGCAAATCGATGGTGCAAGCAGTTGGCAGATTTTTTTCCACATCGGCCTGCCTATGGGCAAAAACGGTGTGGCGGCGGCTATGGTGCTGGGATTTCTGGAATACTGGAATCTCATTGAGCAGCCCATGACCTTTTTAAAAAGCAAAACCCTGTGGCCCCTTTCGCTATATCTGCCCCAGATTACAGCGGGGAAAATCGGTCTGGCTTTGGCGGCTTCGGTGATCACGCTGCTGCCCTCCATATTGGTTTTTCTCTATGGGCAGAGCTATCTGGAGCAGGGTATTATGGCCTCGGGCGCAAAGGAGTAA
- a CDS encoding extracellular solute-binding protein, translating to MKQSLKKVLVMGLSLLLALTACQKSGQPFGSEAQTDPVAMGRYMEEELELPQGIGYVQSFRQLENGKLRLIGNRTADNMIGPWDVWESADYGKTWNTVELPWISQLDNAVVVAADFTSGGDLYLQAITNARAVMEQELARADEKAESQPVEPVYSFLHGDAASLTEMGYEPTFTEEGIQPRQLRLASNGDLLVDDHFSIHQASLADGKLKYTYDGLEDREYKGDFLTYGNTLAISLHNQLKLYDLSTGELLEELPYEGATSEQSGKGRALTWSGEEGAFYYVDSTGLYRMLLDGAVTERLIEGDLVSFSMPSVIPSALIKNQDGSFTVFCRQREEGFRLLRYTFDATIPRLPSTQLSVYSLEDNQTIRQAMGVFQLANPDVRVDYQVGITGSDGITPADALRSLSTQILAGKGPDVLVLDGIPVESYVKRGVLADLKDVVSEKAQSGEFLPHIVNAFEEDNHIYAIPARFSVPVLLGEQEQPLETMEQLANWLEKRGDFTLGVHPAQFMEVFYSTHGKSWFLEDGTLDQQAFAVDLAQMGRIAEKLREKGLDELYVGEDMLEQALYWKGQGIGAGLGALNSLADLAGPDAAITQMEKGHVTVFPSSGVFVPRTILGVTAASGQPDEARAFVETVLRSQVLVNDFADGLPVNVQALEKNSVSPFSEDDDGSYISISFATDDEDGEGEVYKSMAIQYKWPEEENMQAYLAMIKAVSVSAPVDTVVRQILIEQTEPYFQGEKSLEETLAGLASKLELYLAE from the coding sequence ATGAAACAAAGCCTGAAAAAAGTGCTGGTAATGGGGTTGAGCCTGTTGCTGGCCCTGACCGCCTGCCAAAAGAGCGGCCAGCCATTCGGTTCCGAAGCCCAAACTGATCCTGTTGCCATGGGCCGGTATATGGAAGAAGAGCTTGAGCTGCCGCAGGGCATAGGGTATGTTCAGTCCTTCCGCCAGTTGGAAAATGGCAAGCTTCGCCTGATTGGCAACCGCACGGCCGACAATATGATTGGGCCGTGGGATGTTTGGGAATCGGCCGATTATGGAAAAACCTGGAATACGGTGGAATTGCCGTGGATTTCTCAGCTGGATAATGCGGTGGTTGTGGCGGCGGATTTCACCTCTGGCGGGGATCTGTATTTACAGGCTATTACCAATGCAAGGGCTGTGATGGAACAGGAATTGGCGAGGGCGGATGAGAAGGCGGAGAGCCAGCCGGTGGAGCCTGTCTATAGCTTTCTTCATGGAGATGCAGCTTCCTTAACTGAGATGGGGTATGAACCTACCTTCACAGAGGAGGGCATCCAGCCTCGGCAGCTTCGCCTTGCCTCCAATGGGGATTTGCTGGTGGATGACCATTTTTCGATCCATCAGGCAAGCCTTGCAGATGGCAAGCTGAAATATACCTATGACGGTTTAGAGGATCGGGAGTATAAGGGAGATTTTCTTACTTATGGGAACACGCTTGCAATTTCTCTTCACAATCAGTTAAAGCTGTATGATCTGAGCACCGGTGAGCTTTTGGAGGAACTGCCCTACGAAGGCGCAACATCGGAACAATCGGGCAAGGGCCGTGCTCTCACCTGGAGCGGGGAGGAAGGTGCCTTTTATTATGTGGATTCCACCGGGCTTTACCGGATGCTTTTGGATGGTGCGGTGACCGAACGGCTTATTGAAGGGGATTTGGTTTCCTTTAGTATGCCCAGTGTAATCCCTTCTGCTCTTATTAAAAATCAAGATGGCAGCTTTACTGTGTTTTGCCGCCAGCGGGAGGAGGGTTTTCGCCTGCTGCGCTATACCTTTGATGCCACCATTCCCCGGCTGCCCAGCACCCAGTTGAGCGTTTATTCGTTGGAAGATAACCAAACCATCCGGCAGGCTATGGGTGTCTTCCAACTGGCAAACCCGGATGTGCGGGTGGATTATCAGGTGGGCATAACAGGGAGTGACGGCATTACACCCGCCGATGCTCTGCGCAGCCTTTCTACACAGATTCTGGCAGGCAAGGGCCCGGATGTGCTGGTGCTGGATGGTATTCCGGTGGAAAGCTATGTCAAGCGGGGTGTGCTGGCGGATTTAAAGGATGTTGTCAGCGAAAAGGCACAATCCGGGGAATTTTTGCCTCACATCGTGAATGCCTTTGAAGAGGATAACCATATCTATGCCATTCCCGCACGGTTCTCGGTACCGGTTCTGCTGGGGGAACAGGAACAGCCCCTTGAAACTATGGAGCAGTTGGCGAATTGGCTGGAAAAACGGGGAGACTTCACCCTTGGGGTGCACCCGGCGCAGTTTATGGAGGTGTTTTACTCCACACATGGGAAAAGCTGGTTTTTAGAGGATGGCACACTGGATCAGCAGGCCTTCGCTGTGGATTTAGCCCAAATGGGCCGCATAGCCGAAAAGCTTCGGGAAAAAGGTTTGGACGAACTGTATGTAGGCGAAGATATGCTGGAACAGGCACTTTATTGGAAAGGCCAGGGCATCGGCGCCGGTCTTGGCGCTCTCAACAGTCTGGCGGATTTAGCCGGGCCGGATGCGGCTATCACGCAAATGGAAAAGGGCCATGTCACGGTGTTCCCTTCATCGGGGGTGTTTGTGCCCAGAACCATCCTCGGCGTTACCGCGGCCTCCGGTCAGCCGGATGAGGCTCGGGCTTTTGTGGAAACGGTGCTCAGATCCCAGGTGCTGGTCAACGATTTTGCGGATGGCCTGCCGGTGAATGTGCAGGCTTTGGAGAAAAACAGTGTATCCCCCTTTTCTGAAGACGACGACGGTTCTTATATTTCTATTTCCTTTGCCACCGATGATGAGGACGGTGAAGGGGAGGTTTATAAGTCGATGGCTATTCAGTACAAATGGCCAGAGGAAGAAAATATGCAGGCTTATCTTGCCATGATCAAGGCGGTTTCGGTTTCCGCTCCTGTGGATACAGTGGTACGCCAGATTTTGATTGAGCAGACAGAGCCTTATTTTCAGGGTGAAAAATCCTTGGAGGAAACCCTTGCCGGGCTGGCCTCCAAGCTGGAGCTTTATCTGGCGGAATAG
- a CDS encoding sodium:alanine symporter family protein → MFLAQWIERLAGSALVNGTMVFLLCGLGVYLTVKTGFFQFRKAPEIIRKTFGTLWEKPEKTEKGISPFQAMTTALAGTMGVGNIAGVATAIVAGGPGAIFWMWVTGFFGMMTKYAEIFLAVKFRQKNQQGRYVGGPMYYMEKPMGKKGLAVIFSVVCIAASLGSGNMTQVNSVATAMADTFGISPLISGIGIAVITGMVILGGLKRIGKVTEAVIPLISVAYLAGAGMLLYLNREQLPAAFRLIFTEAFRLRAAGGGVAGYTIMQAFRFGTVRGIFTNEAGMGSAPMAHAAADCKSPRIQAMWGIGEIFLDTILFCTVTALVLLTAGGGTLWLSGEDGAPLTALAFESTFGPVGGVFLTLSLVFFAVATLLGWSYYGECAVVYLAGDKAGKELCLNIYRLLFLLVAVGGAVSSLKTVWLLADLLNVVMAVPNVIAIIVLRRHVLKGIKKE, encoded by the coding sequence ATGTTTTTGGCCCAATGGATTGAAAGGCTGGCAGGAAGCGCTCTGGTCAATGGAACAATGGTATTTCTGCTCTGTGGCCTTGGCGTTTATCTGACAGTAAAAACCGGGTTTTTTCAGTTCCGCAAAGCACCGGAAATTATCCGCAAGACCTTTGGTACCCTTTGGGAAAAACCCGAAAAAACAGAGAAAGGCATTTCCCCCTTTCAGGCTATGACCACAGCTTTGGCGGGAACCATGGGGGTTGGCAACATTGCGGGTGTAGCCACTGCCATTGTAGCGGGCGGCCCGGGAGCTATTTTCTGGATGTGGGTCACCGGCTTTTTTGGAATGATGACCAAGTATGCCGAAATATTTTTGGCTGTTAAGTTCCGCCAGAAGAATCAGCAGGGGCGGTATGTGGGCGGGCCCATGTATTATATGGAAAAGCCCATGGGGAAAAAAGGGCTGGCCGTGATTTTTTCGGTGGTTTGCATTGCTGCGTCGCTGGGCAGCGGCAACATGACCCAAGTGAATTCGGTGGCTACGGCTATGGCGGATACCTTTGGGATATCGCCTCTGATCAGCGGCATCGGAATAGCGGTCATAACCGGAATGGTCATTCTAGGAGGGCTCAAGCGCATTGGAAAGGTCACCGAAGCGGTGATTCCACTGATTTCGGTTGCCTATCTGGCCGGTGCGGGGATGCTGCTGTATCTCAACCGGGAGCAGCTTCCGGCGGCCTTTCGCTTGATCTTTACCGAGGCCTTCCGCCTGCGTGCGGCAGGGGGCGGTGTGGCAGGCTATACCATTATGCAGGCCTTTCGCTTTGGTACCGTGCGGGGTATCTTTACCAACGAGGCGGGCATGGGGTCGGCGCCCATGGCACATGCGGCCGCAGACTGCAAAAGCCCCCGTATTCAGGCGATGTGGGGCATTGGCGAAATCTTTTTGGATACCATTCTCTTCTGCACCGTTACAGCGCTGGTTTTGCTGACAGCGGGCGGGGGAACGCTATGGCTCAGCGGAGAGGATGGTGCACCGTTGACAGCACTTGCCTTTGAATCCACCTTTGGCCCTGTAGGGGGCGTGTTCCTGACCCTGTCGCTGGTGTTTTTTGCTGTTGCCACGCTGCTGGGGTGGAGCTACTATGGCGAATGCGCTGTTGTTTATCTGGCGGGAGATAAAGCAGGGAAGGAGCTCTGCCTGAATATCTACCGGCTGCTGTTTCTTCTTGTGGCTGTTGGGGGGGCGGTTTCCAGCCTGAAAACGGTGTGGCTGCTGGCAGACCTTTTAAACGTGGTAATGGCGGTGCCAAATGTGATTGCCATTATTGTTTTGCGAAGGCATGTTTTGAAAGGCATCAAAAAGGAATGA
- a CDS encoding response regulator transcription factor gives MRILMIEDDPDLCEIIGFALTREGYTLDLCSSGDEGLEWLRQQAHDLVLLDRMLPGTDGVTLLKMARQEGITTPVLMMTALGQIHERVEGLDSGADDYIVKPFAVEELLARIRAMNRRPRSWEGEQRLSQGDVVFDPMQKSLECGDTSCSLSKREADLLEILLKNFGQVLPRSTLFARVWGPYAEVEDGNLENYIHFIRKRLRSVGSRLNVVTVRGVGYCVEDGDV, from the coding sequence ATGCGTATACTGATGATTGAGGATGATCCCGACCTTTGCGAGATTATCGGCTTTGCCTTAACCCGGGAAGGCTATACCCTAGATCTTTGCAGCTCTGGGGATGAGGGGCTGGAATGGCTGCGCCAGCAGGCCCACGATCTTGTTCTGCTGGATCGGATGCTGCCGGGAACCGATGGCGTAACTTTGCTGAAAATGGCCCGGCAGGAGGGAATCACCACCCCTGTGCTGATGATGACCGCCTTGGGCCAGATTCACGAACGGGTGGAAGGGCTGGATAGCGGAGCGGATGACTATATTGTAAAGCCCTTTGCCGTGGAGGAGCTTTTGGCCAGAATACGGGCCATGAACCGCCGCCCCCGCAGCTGGGAAGGCGAACAGCGGCTGAGTCAGGGCGATGTGGTGTTTGATCCCATGCAAAAGTCACTGGAATGCGGGGATACAAGCTGCAGCCTTTCCAAGCGGGAGGCCGATCTTCTGGAAATACTGCTGAAAAATTTTGGTCAGGTTCTGCCTCGATCCACTCTGTTTGCCCGGGTATGGGGGCCCTATGCTGAGGTGGAAGACGGCAATTTAGAAAACTACATTCATTTTATCCGTAAGCGTCTCCGCTCGGTGGGAAGCCGCCTGAATGTGGTAACCGTGCGGGGTGTGGGCTACTGTGTGGAGGATGGGGATGTTTAA
- a CDS encoding lytic transglycosylase domain-containing protein, with protein MKKSLIKRISTALVCMLCMGALLVSTGAQALTPFAAVMAAGVSYDRYVRSARSLKKGVVKRTKLPSLPVKVKEEKPQTSVPVPVLPKVTPAPKKEEPSNGFVFCSEIPLSRELQAYTYSLCKELDVEYELVLALMWQESKFDPSAVGYNKNGTQDTGIMQINDINRGWLAADYGIKDLTDPYENIKAGASILSTFVHKHGAHNALMAYQFGEGGMKTQLAKGVETTPTIQRLYSKRDEFKALVSQCANI; from the coding sequence ATGAAAAAAAGCCTTATCAAGCGTATTTCAACAGCACTGGTCTGTATGCTCTGTATGGGCGCTCTGCTTGTTTCTACAGGGGCTCAGGCCCTCACACCCTTCGCTGCCGTGATGGCAGCCGGCGTTTCTTACGACCGCTATGTCCGCTCCGCCCGTTCGCTAAAAAAAGGGGTTGTCAAAAGAACAAAGCTTCCATCTCTCCCTGTAAAAGTAAAGGAAGAAAAGCCTCAGACTTCTGTTCCTGTGCCTGTTCTGCCCAAAGTAACCCCTGCGCCCAAAAAGGAGGAACCCTCCAACGGATTTGTTTTTTGCTCCGAAATTCCACTAAGCCGGGAGCTCCAAGCCTATACCTATTCCCTGTGCAAAGAGCTGGATGTGGAATATGAGCTGGTTCTGGCGCTTATGTGGCAGGAAAGTAAGTTTGACCCCAGTGCAGTCGGTTATAACAAAAACGGCACACAGGATACCGGCATTATGCAGATCAACGACATCAACAGGGGCTGGCTGGCAGCGGATTATGGTATTAAAGATTTAACCGATCCCTATGAGAATATCAAGGCCGGAGCCAGCATTCTTTCCACCTTTGTTCACAAGCATGGTGCCCACAATGCACTGATGGCCTATCAGTTTGGCGAAGGCGGCATGAAAACCCAGCTTGCTAAGGGTGTGGAGACCACCCCCACCATCCAAAGGCTCTACAGCAAGCGGGATGAATTCAAGGCCCTTGTATCCCAGTGTGCCAACATTTGA
- a CDS encoding ABC transporter permease, whose translation MMGGHKQGMGSRLLKKTFLWVLLLLAVLCWRLGEAGWREADSSSDFATLRGLTGLTAASRESMIMLEQRAAEPVPFSLWAQVENQRVEALDIGRESHVAVLWVAGNTRLVLPIAQTLAEEDTTGCLIDRQTAQKLFGLADPVGAQILYKDQAYTVRAVMEMKAPTMLLRPQEKNKQPLDSLTLAGGEKGKLFALRHGLSPVLVVKNSSYTQLSQVLAVLPVFTAWLLLLEAVWRWKKSRRAYPVQSLLAMMALYALFTAGLLYGLQLLPDRFIPSRWSDFSFWPSAFAGWREDALALLTAAKTRPELLQISRSLKAWPGILSAGLLLLLRKQAHCQAVVK comes from the coding sequence ATGATGGGCGGTCATAAGCAGGGAATGGGGAGCCGCCTCCTGAAAAAAACATTTCTATGGGTGCTGCTGCTTTTGGCGGTGCTTTGCTGGCGGCTGGGGGAGGCGGGCTGGCGGGAAGCCGATTCCAGTAGCGATTTTGCCACTCTGCGGGGCTTGACCGGGCTGACAGCCGCAAGCCGGGAAAGCATGATCATGCTGGAACAGCGGGCGGCAGAGCCGGTTCCTTTTTCTCTTTGGGCACAGGTAGAAAACCAAAGGGTGGAGGCCTTGGATATAGGCCGAGAAAGCCATGTGGCGGTGCTTTGGGTGGCTGGCAATACCCGGCTGGTGCTGCCCATAGCTCAAACTTTGGCGGAGGAGGATACCACCGGGTGCCTGATTGACCGCCAAACCGCCCAGAAACTGTTTGGCTTGGCCGATCCGGTGGGGGCGCAGATTCTGTATAAAGATCAAGCCTATACAGTGCGGGCGGTTATGGAAATGAAAGCACCCACAATGCTCCTGCGCCCGCAGGAAAAAAACAAGCAGCCGCTGGATTCTCTGACTTTGGCAGGGGGCGAAAAAGGAAAGCTGTTTGCTCTGCGTCACGGCCTTTCGCCGGTGCTGGTGGTGAAAAACAGCAGCTATACCCAGCTTTCACAGGTGCTTGCTGTTCTTCCGGTGTTTACCGCTTGGCTGTTGCTGCTGGAAGCCGTGTGGCGTTGGAAAAAGAGCAGGCGGGCATATCCGGTTCAGTCCCTTTTGGCTATGATGGCGCTGTATGCTCTGTTTACCGCTGGCCTGCTATATGGATTACAGCTTTTGCCGGATCGCTTTATTCCTTCCCGATGGTCGGATTTTTCCTTTTGGCCTTCTGCCTTTGCAGGCTGGCGAGAGGATGCTTTAGCCCTTTTGACTGCGGCGAAAACCCGCCCGGAGCTGCTTCAAATCAGCAGGAGCCTGAAAGCATGGCCGGGTATTCTATCTGCGGGATTGCTATTGCTTCTCAGAAAGCAGGCCCATTGCCAAGCTGTGGTAAAATAA
- a CDS encoding HAMP domain-containing sensor histidine kinase, with protein sequence MFKRLRLRLTVVCALSTGLVLAGMAMASLYFSAEQLERQSDQTFQSNLNAIFFYLRSQQVIDHTWLGQTEADNRLYIRIESGENPLVYTGQNPVREFLTSLAQEKALREFQFDSRQPPSTTLAPDMVLFELSVPQGNYRAAVCSVPFGQKWLGVTVLKDKSPELAQARRLEIVFLLCVLVALACLAGFAWIFTGIAIRPIEEARRKQTEFVSAASHELRSPLAVIRASAETLPSVTADKVPYFSEKIEKECVRLSRLTGDLLQLAGADSQRWSVTLAPTNPETLVLSAVERFEELAAGKHIALSVKLPERSMPRISCDEQRILQLLTILLDNALCYTPEGGKILVSSCLSRRGIVFGVADSGPGIPPDQQEKIFERFYRGEASRTSKAHYGLGLSIAHEIALLHKGSLSVQESPLGGAQLVLRLPI encoded by the coding sequence ATGTTTAAAAGACTACGCCTGCGCCTCACCGTGGTCTGCGCCTTGAGCACCGGGCTGGTGCTGGCTGGGATGGCCATGGCCTCTCTCTATTTTTCGGCGGAGCAGCTGGAGCGCCAATCGGATCAGACCTTTCAAAGCAATCTGAATGCTATTTTCTTTTATCTGCGCAGCCAGCAGGTGATTGACCACACGTGGCTGGGGCAGACAGAAGCGGATAACCGGCTTTACATCCGCATTGAAAGTGGCGAAAATCCGCTTGTTTATACCGGCCAAAACCCGGTGCGGGAATTCTTGACCTCTTTGGCGCAGGAAAAAGCCCTGCGGGAATTCCAATTTGACAGCCGCCAGCCACCTTCTACCACACTGGCGCCGGATATGGTGCTGTTTGAGCTTTCTGTGCCTCAAGGGAATTACCGGGCGGCGGTTTGCTCGGTTCCTTTTGGGCAAAAGTGGCTGGGTGTAACGGTTTTAAAGGATAAGAGCCCTGAGCTGGCCCAAGCCCGGCGGCTGGAAATTGTATTTTTGCTGTGTGTTTTAGTGGCGCTGGCTTGTCTGGCAGGTTTTGCGTGGATTTTTACCGGCATTGCCATTCGCCCCATTGAGGAGGCCCGGCGCAAACAAACCGAATTTGTTTCTGCCGCCTCCCATGAGCTTCGTTCTCCGCTGGCGGTCATCCGGGCCAGTGCGGAAACACTGCCCAGTGTCACAGCGGATAAGGTCCCCTATTTTTCTGAGAAAATTGAAAAAGAATGCGTGCGTCTTTCCCGGCTCACAGGGGATTTGTTGCAGCTGGCGGGTGCGGATAGCCAGCGCTGGTCGGTTACACTGGCTCCCACCAACCCGGAAACATTGGTGCTTTCGGCTGTGGAGCGCTTTGAAGAGCTGGCGGCCGGCAAGCATATTGCCCTTTCTGTCAAGCTGCCGGAACGCTCTATGCCCCGGATTTCCTGCGATGAACAGCGCATCCTGCAGCTTCTGACCATTTTGCTGGATAATGCCCTTTGCTATACCCCCGAAGGTGGAAAAATTCTTGTTTCCTCCTGCCTTTCCCGGCGTGGTATTGTATTCGGTGTAGCGGATAGCGGCCCGGGCATTCCCCCCGACCAACAGGAAAAAATTTTTGAGCGGTTTTATCGGGGTGAAGCCTCCCGCACCAGCAAAGCCCACTATGGCTTGGGTCTTTCCATTGCGCATGAAATTGCCCTGCTTCATAAGGGAAGTTTATCTGTGCAGGAGAGTCCTCTTGGCGGGGCACAGCTCGTTTTGCGGCTCCCTATATAA
- a CDS encoding sugar ABC transporter permease, producing the protein MRRPSGGTNPWFLLPSLMGVTLFVLVPFGDVLRRSFASAMGGQAVGFANYTAVFANKAFRLAAANTGRFLGVCIPILLALSLVVALCLYALGERAALFKTSLLIPMAVPVASVVLLWQVLFDGQGLTNGWLTGAGGSAVSWMDSPMAFWVLVGSYIWKNLGYCVVLWLAGLAGISPSLYEAARVDGAGNVQMFFWITLPNLLPTLYTLLVLSLINAFKVFREAYLIGGDYPHTSIYQLQHLFNNWFRELSMDKLSAAAVVVALVILGLIMLLRRAWDKED; encoded by the coding sequence ATGCGGCGCCCCTCTGGGGGCACCAACCCTTGGTTTTTGCTGCCCAGCCTTATGGGTGTTACCCTGTTTGTGCTGGTTCCCTTTGGGGATGTTCTGCGGCGCTCCTTTGCTTCGGCTATGGGTGGTCAGGCGGTGGGCTTTGCCAACTATACAGCGGTTTTTGCCAACAAGGCCTTTCGGCTGGCTGCTGCCAATACCGGACGCTTTCTGGGGGTGTGCATTCCCATTCTGCTTGCCCTTTCGCTTGTGGTTGCCCTTTGCCTGTATGCGCTGGGGGAGCGGGCAGCCCTTTTCAAAACCAGCCTGCTGATCCCTATGGCGGTTCCGGTGGCCTCGGTGGTGCTGCTGTGGCAGGTGCTTTTTGATGGGCAGGGCCTGACCAACGGCTGGCTTACTGGGGCGGGAGGCAGCGCAGTCAGCTGGATGGATAGCCCCATGGCTTTTTGGGTGCTGGTGGGCAGCTATATCTGGAAGAATCTTGGCTACTGTGTGGTGCTGTGGCTGGCCGGGCTGGCGGGTATCTCTCCCTCACTGTATGAAGCCGCCCGCGTGGATGGAGCGGGCAATGTGCAGATGTTTTTCTGGATCACCCTGCCAAACCTTCTGCCTACCTTATATACCCTGTTGGTGCTCTCCTTGATCAATGCCTTTAAGGTGTTCCGGGAGGCTTATCTCATTGGGGGAGATTACCCCCACACCAGCATCTATCAGCTCCAGCACCTTTTTAACAACTGGTTCCGGGAGCTTTCTATGGATAAGCTTTCTGCCGCCGCTGTGGTGGTGGCGCTAGTGATTTTGGGCTTAATTATGCTGCTGCGCCGTGCATGGGATAAGGAGGACTAA